GCTGTCCATAATACATGCTTCTTCAAATCATCTGTTACACGTAATTCAAAAGACCTGCCATCACGCACGTACCTTATCACAGCCTTTCTTACAGGTTTGTGGAAGAATTCCTCAACGAGCATAGCGTAAGCGATCGCTTGGTAAATATGTGCTGAGTGGGGTTTCTTGGAGGACTTCATGAATTTATTCTCTACCACTACCAGACCATCATCAACCTCCACAACTTCATCGATACTTCCATAGAGGCCGAGCCTTTCTGATACTATATGAACTCTACTCCAAAATCCTCTGGTGAGCTCCTTCCTTTCACCAGCGAGTGTCTTTCTACGTTTCGCCCTACGCTCTTCATCGATATGAAGATCTCTCCCTTCGGCCATACTTTCTGTCACCCTCTCTTTATATCCCAGAACACCTAGATAGTAGATGATTCGAGGGCAGAAATGGTACTGCTTGATCCACGTTACAGGTATCAAATGAATATCATCATCTTCAGACAATTCGGACCTCTCAAATCTCTCAAATCTCTCAAATCTCTCAAATCAATATACTCAGCATACAGCAAATTTACACCAAAAGATCCTCCTTGGCATACTCCTCGAATGGCTTCCCTATGACCTCCCTTAAGGCCAGATCAGCCCTACATAACACGAATACTTGAATATTCCCATCGGAATCGCCAATTATCCTTCTAAGGGCTGCGGTGAGCTCCTTCCTCTGCATACTGGTCAGATAGCCTAGAAATGTACTCCTTTGAATCCTTGCCAAACCGAACCTTTTACATACTCGACTGATCATGAACCTTACTCTATCATCACTTATATCGTAGACGACGAGTGTCTGCATTGTCTGCATAAACCTTACCTTAAGGTGAATGGCAGATAATTTGATGATCTACCGATTATAAACTCAGCCAACCTCTTCGGCTGTAAAAAGATGTGGCTCGATAACGGTAGAGATCTTCCGGCAAAGGTCAAATTTTCCGATAACCGTTCGGAGAAGGCTTTAACGATTTGAAATCTGGCTTCTCTTTTAAGCAACCTCCCTTCAAGTATGGATTGTGGATCTTTAAAGCTCGAAATTAGCCTTAAGACCGTCCTATCAACGACCGGTTGCCTAAACTCTTCAAGAATATCCATTACAAGTGCTGGCCTCCTCGGAGAATCGATATGTAAGAAGCCGGCGTAGGGATCTAACCCGCTACTCTCTACAGCCAACCAGACTTCTGAAGCCAGTAACCCATAGCAGAAGTTGAGCATGATATTGACCGGGTCGGTTGGAGAATCGAACCTTTTTCTCCGACCAGGAAATTGGACATCTTCAGGCAGTATAAGTTTGAAACCTTGCCAGTATACTTCAGCAGCTTCGGCCTCGAGCCTCACAACCTTCTCTCTAATCATCTCTATATCATCTCCTTCAAGATTGGCGATCATATCAGCTATACTTGAAGTCAATCGTGAGAGTTCGAGTAACTTCTCTGATAAGATTCGATCTTTTCTATTCTTACCAGCTTCACGTAAGATTACTTTCTGATTGACGACTTTGGCCCACGCGAACCTTTTAGTAAGATAGGCACCAACCTTTTCATTTTGAATCTTATACTGCATCTTACGTAATTTGACAGATCCACTACCTTTAGAGCTCGTGAGCTTAGCGATCGGATGGCCAAAACTCGAATATAAAATCAAATCCACTCTATACTTTGCCAATAGTTTAAGAAGGGCAGAAGAGAGTACAGCGCCACGGGTCAGTATGAAGACCTGAGATATATTTAATGGAGAGGTCTCCAAAATTTTTTCACCCTTCTTTTCAATAACGATCATATCACTCTTTGCACGTAGGAAGAGGCCGGGTTCATTTATAATTAAGCGCTTCAACACTTCTCACGTGTACATATGGTGTAGTATGGACAATAACTTGGACACCTTGGAGGTCTTCCAGGATCCTTCCCTATCGAGACGATTTCATAGGCCTCATCCCTTAATTCTAAAAATTCACGCCTCAATTCATCACCTATAACGAAATACCTTAATCGAAAACTCGGCACCAACCTATGTGTTAGTATCTGAATATACACTATGAATCCGAAGTCTACCGGAGTACCCTCTTCAGCCTCGATCGCCAACGCATACCCAGTCGCAGCGTAAGGATGGAATTCTCTCACCTCCCCAGTTTTTAGATCGGCTAAAGCGTTGAAGGGTGTATAAATATCGACGCTGAGTTCTCTACTCAACCCTACCAAGCTCCCATCGACCTTACGCTCAACAACTGGTGGTAGAGCGACGTTGATTATCGAATCGGCATCCGAATGTGGATACTTTGATATAGCTTGATCGATCCTCGCGGCAGCTTGAATTACGAGAAATCTGTAAAGGGCTGTAGCTTCAACTTTAAGTTGGTATTCTTCAACTTCACCCATCTTAGAGGAGAGTACATTTTCGGTTTCTGAAATAGCCTTATCGACGATACCATGAGTTAAAGATAGTAAACCTTCGGCCAACTCTGA
The DNA window shown above is from Nitrososphaerales archaeon and carries:
- the cas4 gene encoding CRISPR-associated protein Cas4; translation: MSEDDDIHLIPVTWIKQYHFCPRIIYYLGVLGYKERVTESMAEGRDLHIDEERRAKRRKTLAGERKELTRGFWSRVHIVSERLGLYGSIDEVVEVDDGLVVVENKFMKSSKKPHSAHIYQAIAYAMLVEEFFHKPVRKAVIRYVRDGRSFELRVTDDLKKHVLWTASKIRSIIEKEKLPRIMNRRRCRSCGFQRVCKDV
- the cas4a gene encoding type I-A CRISPR-associated protein Cas4/Csa1, whose translation is MFFLDRLDLDRRFRLLRKEIEAKGISEELRGWNFDSPPIEPLSRSILFGVGELAMRYCESMRDIYLRRILNIKPPPTIKMARGIALHSISREVLNAAKRSFFSGNYRSGSELAEGLLSLTHGIVDKAISETENVLSSKMGEVEEYQLKVEATALYRFLVIQAAARIDQAISKYPHSDADSIINVALPPVVERKVDGSLVGLSRELSVDIYTPFNALADLKTGEVREFHPYAATGYALAIEAEEGTPVDFGFIVYIQILTHRLVPSFRLRYFVIGDELRREFLELRDEAYEIVSIGKDPGRPPRCPSYCPYYTICTREKC
- the cas2 gene encoding CRISPR-associated endonuclease Cas2, producing MQTMQTLVVYDISDDRVRFMISRVCKRFGLARIQRSTFLGYLTSMQRKELTAALRRIIGDSDGNIQVFVLCRADLALREVIGKPFEEYAKEDLLV
- the cas1 gene encoding CRISPR-associated endonuclease Cas1 is translated as MKRLIINEPGLFLRAKSDMIVIEKKGEKILETSPLNISQVFILTRGAVLSSALLKLLAKYRVDLILYSSFGHPIAKLTSSKGSGSVKLRKMQYKIQNEKVGAYLTKRFAWAKVVNQKVILREAGKNRKDRILSEKLLELSRLTSSIADMIANLEGDDIEMIREKVVRLEAEAAEVYWQGFKLILPEDVQFPGRRKRFDSPTDPVNIMLNFCYGLLASEVWLAVESSGLDPYAGFLHIDSPRRPALVMDILEEFRQPVVDRTVLRLISSFKDPQSILEGRLLKREARFQIVKAFSERLSENLTFAGRSLPLSSHIFLQPKRLAEFIIGRSSNYLPFTLR